One Misgurnus anguillicaudatus chromosome 20, ASM2758022v2, whole genome shotgun sequence DNA segment encodes these proteins:
- the utp23 gene encoding rRNA-processing protein UTP23 homolog — MKIKRQKHAKKSIIYYKYNFNFRQPFQILIDGTFCQAALKNKIQIKEQLPKYLMGEVQLCTTSCALKELETLPKELYGAKLILQRFQVRKCKHTKDPVPASQCLLSMLEETNPHHYFIATQDYELTTALKKIPGVPLLYIIQNTMVLDKPSASTLKHVEAVQLGEIVSSPQQKSIQSLKEKEGFGKDGEERRGKKRKRKSSNPNPLSCLKKKKKPMQQQPKKTEGEKKKRNRHKRRKAAGGQTAAVSLNSTTA; from the exons ATGAAGATCAAACGTCAGAAGCATGCAAAGAAAAGCATCATTTATTATAAGTACAACTTCAACTTTCGGCAACCTTTCCAAATATTAATTGATGGGACATTTTGTCAAGCGGCGTTGAAAAATAAGATAcaaataaaagaacaattgCCAAAGTATCTCATGGGAGAAGTTCAGCTTTGCACCACgag CTGCGCACTAAAGGAACTTGAGACTCTACCAAAGGAACTGTATGGAGCAAAACTCATTTTACAGAGGTTTCAAGTTAGGAAATGCAAACACACCAAAGATCCAGTACCTGCATCACAGTGTTTGCTGTCAATGCTTGAGGAAACAAATCCACACCACTACTTCATTGCAACACAG GATTATGAGTTGACTACAGCCCTGAAGAAGATCCCAGGGGTTCCTCTGCTCTACATTATCCAGAACACCATGGTTTTAGACAAACCCTCAGCTTCTACGCTGAAGCACGTAGAAGCTGTTCAGCTGGGGGAAATAGTGAGCTCACCCCAACAGAAGAGCATCCAAAGTCTGAAAGAAAAGGAGGGTTTCGGCAAAGACGGTGAGGAGAGAAGGGGCAAGAAACGCAAGAGAAAATCCAGCAACCCGAACCCCCTTAGCTGCctgaagaaaaagaagaaaccaATGCAACAACAGCCTAAAAAGACAGaaggagagaaaaagaaaaggaATAGACACAAGAGACGAAAGGCTGCTGGGGGCCAGACGGCAGCAGTTAGTTTGAACTCTACAACTGCTTAG
- the LOC141351472 gene encoding uncharacterized protein, with protein sequence MEIVITRLRDFSCKDTAFDHCKRSRDPSFSQKVHRGTHVAGDAGRLNIETALAWLRKELIEMRSQDQALIRQLMDLHDGIQELKLECEKATEEEVEMEPYWDSGSDGGNSSVSSFSGEMGFYPSICSVNTSVSPVPLGYLPKRAFIRRNSVP encoded by the exons atggaaATAGTGATTACCAGACTAAGGGATTTCTCCTGTAAAGACACTGCTTTTGATCACTGTAAGAGATCCAGGGACCCTTCTTTTTCTCAGAAGGTGCACAGAGGGACGCATGTGGCTGGAGACGCAGGCCGATTAAACATTGAGACTGCTTTGGCCTGGCTGAGAAAAGAGCTG ATTGAAATGCGTTCTCAGGACCAAGCTCTGATTCGCCAGCTGATGGATCTTCATGATGGTATTCAGGAACTGAAGCTGGAGTGTGAAAAGGCCACAGAAGAAGAAGTGGAGATGGAGCCATACTGGGATTCAGGGAGTGATGGTGGGAACAGCAGTGTGTCCTCTTTCTCTGGAGAAATGGGCTTTTACCCTTCCATCTGCTCCGTTAACACATCTGTGAGCCCTGTTCCCCTCGGCTATCTGCCAAAAAGAGCCTTTATTAGACGCAATTCTGTGCCCTGA
- the aard gene encoding alanine- and arginine-rich domain-containing protein, whose translation MNSDSQYEDSVSIMVLENIKNRLLHAFRTTAEPRTAVGTAHLIRKSFQVNEELRRAKIDGAITWLRSELLEMRSQDRQLAQTLLGLNKEIQRLRRENGSLLSEPDSSDHTEET comes from the exons ATGAATTCAGACAGTCAGTATGAGGACTCGGTGTCCATCATGGTCCTGGAGAACATCAAGAACAGACTGCTGCATGCCTTCAGAACGACAGCAGAACCAAGAACCGCCGTCGGGACGGCTCATCTGATCAGAAAGAGTTTCCAAGTCAACGAAGAACTTCGAAGAGCCAAAATTGATGGAGCCATAACATGGTTAAGATCAGAACTG CTGGAGATGCGATCTCAGGATCGACAGCTGGCTCAGACTCTGCTGGGACTCAACAAGGAGATTCAGAGGCTCAGACGGGAGAACGGATCCTTGCTTTCAGAGCCTGACAGCAGCGACCACACAGAGGAGACATGA